A stretch of Spirochaeta cellobiosiphila DSM 17781 DNA encodes these proteins:
- a CDS encoding pectinesterase family protein: MLNLYPEPQSNNVNPDAHLKVESDRELVLGQRGHIIIKDTETNTIIDRLDISLPPGPKVGRNNPEADYLKTSYDYRRKHQASNKDTEPGTSSAKNAGGDKEYQLSIIGGFTDGFHFHPVIIKGKTAIITLHHNLLEYNKTYEVSIEASILGFEEEGDISWTFTTKKDFPDLTKGRLIVDGSGQGDFDTLQGALDFIPDEHPQEVNIEIKKAEYDEIVYFRNKANINIKGEEREKTIIQYANNEVFNPHPWMVKTNEKKGTFPSRRATFSVDHCHHIHIENLTIQTLLKGQAEALLLNGEHITVKNCTIIGSGDALQANGSVYMENIHLEGDGDTILTRGATFIKDSHIISTGPFIWPRNPKDNHGNVFVNCRFTARRKEYAVIARAPYNKKPVSYPYAEVVLLNCTLDQIDPKGWGIFDGETSHVHLWEYKSKDPQGNLIDTSERMHYSRQLDEGKDKELIEKYSNPEFVLGWE; encoded by the coding sequence GTGCTGAATTTATACCCAGAGCCTCAATCAAATAATGTTAATCCCGATGCCCATCTTAAGGTAGAATCGGATAGGGAATTGGTTTTAGGCCAGAGAGGACACATTATTATAAAGGATACAGAGACGAACACCATAATAGATCGTCTTGATATATCCCTACCTCCCGGTCCCAAGGTTGGACGTAATAATCCTGAAGCTGATTACCTGAAAACATCCTATGATTATCGGCGGAAGCACCAGGCTTCTAATAAAGACACAGAACCTGGGACTTCCTCTGCCAAAAATGCCGGAGGGGATAAGGAATACCAGCTGTCCATTATAGGTGGTTTTACAGATGGCTTCCATTTCCATCCCGTGATCATTAAGGGTAAAACAGCCATTATCACTCTTCATCATAATCTACTCGAATATAACAAAACCTATGAAGTATCTATAGAAGCCTCTATTCTTGGCTTTGAAGAGGAAGGAGATATCAGCTGGACCTTTACTACCAAAAAAGATTTCCCTGATTTGACTAAGGGTCGGTTAATCGTAGATGGATCAGGTCAAGGTGACTTTGACACCCTCCAGGGAGCCCTGGACTTCATCCCTGATGAACACCCTCAAGAAGTTAATATCGAAATAAAAAAAGCTGAGTATGATGAGATCGTCTACTTCCGTAATAAAGCAAATATTAACATCAAGGGAGAAGAGAGGGAGAAGACCATCATCCAATACGCTAATAACGAAGTCTTCAACCCCCATCCCTGGATGGTTAAGACCAATGAAAAGAAAGGTACCTTTCCCTCCCGTAGAGCAACCTTTAGTGTAGATCATTGTCATCACATCCACATAGAAAATCTGACCATACAAACTCTACTTAAAGGACAGGCAGAAGCCCTCCTTCTTAATGGAGAACATATCACAGTCAAGAACTGTACCATCATTGGTTCAGGTGACGCCTTACAGGCTAATGGTAGTGTCTATATGGAAAATATTCACCTGGAAGGAGATGGGGATACCATCCTTACCAGAGGGGCGACTTTTATAAAAGATAGCCACATCATATCAACAGGTCCTTTTATCTGGCCCCGTAATCCCAAGGATAATCATGGGAATGTCTTTGTGAATTGCCGTTTCACGGCGAGACGAAAAGAATATGCGGTTATAGCCAGAGCTCCTTATAATAAAAAGCCTGTCTCCTATCCCTATGCAGAAGTTGTCCTCCTGAATTGTACCCTGGATCAAATTGATCCCAAGGGTTGGGGGATTTTCGATGGAGAAACCTCCCATGTCCATCTTTGGGAATACAAGAGCAAAGATCCACAGGGAAATCTAATAGATACAAGTGAACGTATGCACTACTCCCGTCAACTGGATGAAGGGAAGGATAAGGAGCTTATTGAGAAGTATAGCAATCCTGAATTTGTGTTGGGTTGGGAATAG
- the flgF gene encoding flagellar basal-body rod protein FlgF, whose amino-acid sequence MVRGIYTGASGMVAQMHRMDTISNNLANVDTTGYKMDESVHKAFPQMLMRRVNDNGLYKFPLGSFDTAPVVGMLGTGVEQNESYTIFSQGSLKQTENPFDLSLEDKGFFSIQTPRGERYTRNGSFVLGKEGLLLTKEGYPVLGENGPISIKANNFVVDKKGRIWENKTYADNANRLVSMEENDWDDTGLVDTLKIVDFAQTRYLRKQGSSLWAESENSGEPETFSFQDRPGVQQGFIEAANVNPVTEMVQMIEVNRAYEANQKVIQSEDSMTNKLINEAVRL is encoded by the coding sequence ATGGTTCGAGGTATATACACAGGAGCTAGCGGAATGGTAGCTCAAATGCACCGGATGGATACAATATCAAACAACCTGGCTAACGTAGATACTACAGGGTACAAAATGGATGAATCTGTGCACAAAGCTTTTCCCCAGATGTTGATGCGACGTGTCAATGATAATGGGCTTTACAAATTCCCTTTAGGAAGCTTTGATACGGCCCCTGTTGTAGGTATGCTAGGAACTGGTGTCGAACAGAATGAGTCCTATACTATCTTTTCCCAGGGGTCCCTTAAACAAACGGAGAATCCCTTCGATCTGTCCCTAGAGGACAAGGGTTTTTTCTCCATACAAACCCCAAGAGGGGAGCGATATACCCGTAATGGTTCTTTTGTTTTAGGTAAAGAAGGATTATTACTAACCAAGGAAGGTTATCCTGTTCTTGGTGAAAATGGTCCTATCAGTATTAAAGCCAATAACTTCGTCGTTGATAAGAAGGGTAGGATTTGGGAAAACAAAACCTATGCGGATAATGCCAATAGACTTGTCTCTATGGAAGAAAATGACTGGGATGATACAGGATTGGTGGACACACTCAAGATTGTAGACTTTGCCCAGACCCGTTACCTGCGTAAACAAGGAAGTTCCCTTTGGGCAGAGTCGGAAAACTCCGGGGAACCGGAAACTTTTTCCTTTCAGGATAGACCTGGTGTTCAACAGGGTTTTATTGAAGCGGCTAATGTGAACCCCGTGACGGAAATGGTTCAGATGATTGAAGTTAACCGGGCGTATGAAGCTAACCAAAAGGTAATCCAATCGGAAGATTCCATGACAAACAAACTGATTAACGAAGCCGTTAGGTTATAG
- a CDS encoding SET domain-containing protein-lysine N-methyltransferase yields MKHKKYQSLEEKISFFYNLGLDYINEVIINYPDYHLMPWEESPYYQKYKEDFQDAVLRYGDLIDEGYVAPCSIQANPDGMGYGLFCEKDMRNGDLLGVYTGVVQEALAEVALNKEKSKFTTDYAWDYPDQLEGYPEMEINALHKGNELRFVNHSFTPNCDVEHTLYKGVWQLLFLANQDIPKGQEFFVDYGDDYWSSKYRTLII; encoded by the coding sequence ATGAAACATAAGAAGTATCAAAGCCTGGAGGAAAAAATAAGTTTTTTCTACAATCTAGGTTTAGATTATATCAATGAAGTTATTATTAATTATCCCGATTATCATTTGATGCCCTGGGAAGAGAGTCCTTATTACCAAAAGTATAAAGAGGATTTTCAGGACGCTGTCCTTCGTTATGGAGATCTTATAGACGAAGGCTATGTGGCTCCTTGCAGTATTCAGGCCAATCCTGATGGAATGGGGTATGGTCTGTTCTGTGAAAAAGACATGAGAAATGGGGATCTTTTGGGAGTTTACACAGGGGTGGTTCAAGAAGCTTTAGCAGAGGTGGCTCTCAATAAAGAGAAAAGCAAGTTCACCACAGATTACGCCTGGGATTACCCGGACCAACTGGAGGGCTATCCTGAAATGGAAATCAACGCCCTCCATAAAGGAAATGAACTGCGCTTTGTGAATCATAGCTTTACCCCCAACTGCGATGTGGAACATACTCTCTATAAGGGAGTGTGGCAGCTACTCTTTCTAGCCAATCAGGATATTCCTAAAGGACAGGAGTTCTTTGTGGATTATGGAGATGATTATTGGTCTAGTAAATATCGAACACTCATCATCTAG
- a CDS encoding rod-binding protein produces the protein MSLITDMGQFQYSQIQTSKINSHALKGDNKKLYETSKEFEAIFIKQMLNSMKKTVNKSGLMEGGMAEDIFEDMLYDKYAQKMADTADFGVADTLYNQLSYIQNLSK, from the coding sequence ATGAGCTTAATCACTGATATGGGACAATTCCAATATTCTCAAATTCAAACATCCAAGATTAATTCTCATGCCCTCAAAGGGGATAATAAAAAATTATATGAGACTTCTAAAGAGTTTGAGGCTATATTTATAAAGCAGATGCTTAATTCCATGAAAAAGACGGTTAATAAGTCAGGATTGATGGAAGGAGGGATGGCAGAGGATATATTTGAAGACATGCTCTATGATAAGTATGCTCAGAAGATGGCTGATACAGCTGACTTCGGTGTAGCTGATACTTTGTATAATCAACTAAGTTATATTCAGAATCTGTCTAAATGA
- the flgG gene encoding flagellar basal-body rod protein FlgG gives MMRSLWTAASGMTGQQFNIDTISNNLSNVNTTGFKQSRAEFEDLIYQTSRIAGTPATELTVVPTGIQVGHGVKVGASQKMFNQGSLQQTGNISDLAVQGEGFFRVGLMDGSYAYTRDGSFKIDSNGQMVTSNGYRLLPEVVLPEGFERDSLSISQDGRITVRVAGNDDPLLVGQLQLNRFVNPSGLSSIGENLYKVTNASGDAITGRPGFDGMGKTMHKFLEMSNVSVVKEMVNMIVAQRAYEINSKAIQTSDSMLGIANNLKR, from the coding sequence ATGATGAGATCCCTATGGACTGCAGCCAGTGGCATGACAGGCCAACAGTTCAATATAGATACAATCAGTAACAACTTGTCCAATGTAAACACGACAGGATTTAAGCAATCCCGAGCTGAGTTTGAAGATCTGATCTATCAAACTTCCCGTATAGCAGGAACCCCTGCCACAGAACTAACTGTCGTTCCCACGGGGATTCAGGTAGGGCATGGGGTTAAAGTAGGTGCTTCTCAGAAGATGTTCAACCAGGGTTCCCTGCAACAAACAGGTAATATATCCGATTTGGCTGTACAGGGAGAGGGGTTCTTTAGAGTGGGATTGATGGATGGGTCCTATGCCTATACCAGGGATGGGTCTTTTAAGATTGATTCTAATGGCCAAATGGTAACCTCCAATGGATATCGCCTCCTCCCGGAAGTCGTTCTACCGGAAGGTTTTGAAAGGGATTCTCTGTCCATTAGTCAGGATGGGCGTATCACTGTTAGGGTCGCCGGTAATGATGATCCCCTTCTTGTGGGACAGTTACAGCTAAACCGATTTGTCAATCCATCAGGATTATCATCGATTGGGGAAAACCTGTATAAGGTAACCAATGCTTCTGGTGATGCTATCACTGGTCGACCTGGATTTGATGGTATGGGTAAAACTATGCACAAGTTCCTGGAAATGTCTAACGTTAGTGTTGTAAAAGAAATGGTTAACATGATTGTTGCCCAGAGAGCTTATGAAATCAACTCAAAGGCCATTCAGACATCTGATTCTATGCTGGGAATCGCCAATAACTTAAAGAGGTAA